The following proteins come from a genomic window of Candidatus Thiodiazotropha sp. CDECU1:
- a CDS encoding SLC13 family permease, translated as MTPPNDQQSTPDQDQPQSRKQLIASIVFLIGALLLAFISPTIEIAWVGAILMLTIYLFAFEVVGVDVAAASIMVLLGLSSLLAPVMGLNQGLVDNKHLFDGFSSNAVISIIAVMIIGAGLDRTGIMNGVASFILKIGGTTENRIIPIISASVGFISSFMQNVGAAALFLPVVSRISARSGLPMSRLLMPMGFTAILGGTMTMVGSSPLILLNDLILTSNKALPADQQMETWGLFSVTPIGIALIACGIIYFVLAGRFVLPKTKSESSTSGTDPMQYFQDVYGLRYSLSEVIVTDNSGLIGKQLDDIETAYRVRVIASKLSGEANRIGPGALARDVDLEAGMVLGIVADPDSLTDFIDVFKLKKRPMLRTFSNDLSANKAGIAEVVIPPSSSLIGKSARDVWMRKTYGLAMIGLHRNGETMREGEDIRNIPFMAGDTLVVHTPWDVLPRIEKDKNFVVVTTEYPHEELRPHKVGWAMLFFAIALSMVLFTDIRLSVALLTGAMGMVLSGVLNIEEAYEAVSWKTVFLLASLIPLGLAVETTGTAKWIAEQVLWVVGDMPIWVIQLSVAVLATFFTLVMSNVGATVLLVPLAVNIAIGANANPALFALTVAIATSNSFLIPTHQVNALIMGPAGYRVSDFMRAGGIMTLLFLCVMMLVMNLVF; from the coding sequence ATGACCCCACCGAACGATCAGCAATCGACACCCGACCAAGACCAGCCCCAGTCACGCAAACAACTCATCGCAAGCATCGTTTTCCTCATCGGCGCCCTGCTGCTGGCGTTTATCTCTCCCACTATCGAGATCGCCTGGGTTGGGGCCATCCTGATGCTCACCATCTACCTGTTTGCCTTCGAGGTGGTCGGGGTGGATGTTGCGGCTGCCAGCATCATGGTGCTGCTCGGTCTCTCATCCCTGCTAGCTCCAGTGATGGGCCTCAATCAGGGCCTGGTGGATAACAAACATCTGTTCGACGGCTTCTCATCCAATGCCGTCATCTCCATCATTGCAGTGATGATCATCGGTGCCGGTCTCGACAGGACCGGCATCATGAACGGCGTGGCCTCATTTATCCTCAAGATCGGAGGGACCACGGAGAACAGAATCATTCCCATCATCTCCGCCAGCGTGGGTTTCATCTCTTCGTTCATGCAGAATGTGGGAGCGGCCGCGCTATTCCTACCTGTGGTATCGCGTATCTCCGCCCGCTCAGGACTGCCCATGTCACGCCTGCTGATGCCCATGGGCTTCACCGCGATACTAGGCGGCACCATGACCATGGTTGGCTCCAGCCCGCTGATCCTGCTCAACGACCTGATTCTCACCTCCAACAAGGCACTGCCCGCCGATCAGCAGATGGAGACCTGGGGACTCTTCTCGGTGACTCCCATCGGCATCGCCCTGATTGCCTGCGGGATCATCTACTTCGTACTTGCCGGACGCTTCGTGCTGCCGAAAACCAAGAGTGAAAGCAGCACCAGCGGTACCGATCCCATGCAGTATTTCCAGGATGTGTACGGTCTGCGCTATAGCCTGTCAGAGGTGATCGTCACCGACAACAGCGGCCTGATCGGCAAGCAGCTGGATGATATCGAAACCGCCTACCGGGTGCGGGTCATTGCATCCAAGCTCTCCGGCGAGGCTAACCGGATCGGCCCGGGCGCCTTGGCCCGGGATGTGGACCTGGAGGCGGGCATGGTGCTGGGCATAGTCGCCGACCCCGACTCCCTGACCGATTTCATCGATGTCTTCAAGCTGAAAAAGCGCCCGATGCTGCGTACCTTCTCCAATGACCTCTCCGCCAACAAGGCCGGTATTGCCGAGGTGGTGATTCCGCCGAGCTCCTCACTCATCGGTAAGAGCGCACGCGACGTCTGGATGCGAAAAACCTATGGCCTTGCCATGATCGGTCTGCATCGCAATGGTGAGACCATGCGCGAGGGTGAGGATATCCGCAACATCCCCTTCATGGCCGGTGATACGCTGGTGGTGCATACCCCCTGGGACGTTCTCCCGAGGATTGAAAAAGACAAAAATTTTGTGGTCGTCACCACTGAATATCCCCATGAGGAGCTGCGACCACACAAAGTGGGTTGGGCCATGCTGTTTTTTGCCATTGCACTCTCCATGGTGCTGTTTACCGACATCCGCCTGTCGGTCGCCCTTCTCACCGGCGCCATGGGAATGGTGCTATCCGGGGTTCTGAATATTGAAGAGGCGTATGAGGCGGTCAGTTGGAAGACAGTATTTCTGCTCGCCTCCCTGATACCCCTCGGTCTCGCCGTGGAGACTACCGGTACCGCAAAATGGATCGCAGAGCAGGTACTCTGGGTGGTGGGAGACATGCCGATCTGGGTCATACAGTTATCGGTCGCGGTGCTCGCCACATTCTTCACCCTGGTCATGTCCAATGTGGGCGCAACGGTGCTGTTGGTGCCCTTGGCAGTGAATATCGCCATCGGCGCGAATGCCAATCCTGCCCTGTTCGCGCTCACGGTGGCCATCGCCACCTCCAACTCCTTTCTCATTCCCACCCACCAGGTGAATGCACTGATCATGGGACCGGCTGGATATCGTGTGTCTGACTTCATGCGCGCAGGCGGCATCATGACACTGTTATTTCTGTGTGTGATGATGCTGGTGATGAACCTGGTGTTTTAA
- a CDS encoding NAD(P)/FAD-dependent oxidoreductase, which yields MRILVVGGGCGGTILANNLARRLAVEIRKRKVRITMLSASDKHMYQPGLLYVAFGQMMPDELYRDQLSLLEPSIEFHVDPVEEFHLDQNKVKTKSGRTHEYDVIVIATGSRIVPEEVPGLAEGSETFYSEAAAVKMFKRLREFEGGKVAIVVGVPHKCPIAPVEVTFSLHDYFKTRGIRDKVHIKYHYPIGRIHTIENVAKWAKPEFDRIGIEYETLFNVKEVDVENQVVKSEEGTETEYDLLISIPPHRGMEVIERDHMGDGGWIPTDRYKLTMEGYDNVYVLGDTTNLPVSKTGSAAHFEAEVVAENISSIIKIGTPVRDYDGKVYCFIEAGHDRATYAMFNYENPPDLKTPNKSMHWFKMSYNKMYWTSVRGLL from the coding sequence ATGAGAATCTTAGTCGTCGGTGGTGGCTGTGGCGGTACCATACTGGCCAATAACCTTGCGCGGCGACTGGCCGTCGAGATTCGAAAGCGTAAGGTCAGAATCACCATGCTGTCAGCCTCCGATAAGCATATGTACCAGCCAGGCTTGCTGTATGTCGCGTTCGGACAGATGATGCCTGATGAGCTGTATCGCGATCAGTTGAGTCTGCTAGAGCCATCCATCGAGTTTCATGTGGATCCGGTGGAGGAGTTTCATCTGGATCAGAACAAGGTTAAAACCAAGAGCGGGCGGACCCATGAGTATGATGTGATTGTGATTGCAACCGGCTCACGCATCGTTCCCGAAGAGGTGCCTGGTCTGGCGGAAGGTTCCGAGACCTTTTACTCCGAGGCGGCAGCGGTAAAGATGTTCAAACGTCTAAGAGAGTTTGAAGGTGGCAAGGTTGCGATTGTCGTAGGCGTTCCGCACAAGTGCCCTATCGCACCGGTCGAAGTGACATTCTCCCTGCACGACTATTTCAAGACACGCGGTATCCGTGACAAGGTGCATATCAAGTATCACTACCCGATCGGGCGCATCCATACGATTGAGAATGTGGCCAAATGGGCGAAACCGGAATTTGATCGTATCGGTATCGAATACGAAACCCTGTTCAACGTCAAGGAGGTGGATGTGGAGAACCAGGTGGTAAAGAGCGAGGAAGGTACCGAGACAGAGTACGATCTGCTTATCTCCATTCCGCCACACCGGGGTATGGAGGTGATAGAACGGGACCATATGGGTGACGGAGGCTGGATACCCACCGATCGTTACAAACTCACCATGGAAGGCTATGACAATGTCTACGTACTGGGTGATACCACCAATCTTCCCGTCAGTAAGACCGGTTCCGCGGCACACTTCGAGGCGGAAGTGGTGGCCGAGAATATCTCTTCGATCATCAAGATCGGTACGCCGGTGCGTGACTATGATGGCAAGGTCTACTGTTTCATCGAGGCCGGTCATGATCGAGCGACCTATGCGATGTTCAACTATGAAAATCCACCCGACCTGAAGACGCCGAACAAATCAATGCATTGGTTCAAGATGAGCTATAACAAGATGTATTGGACCAGCGTCCGCGGTCTACTTTGA
- a CDS encoding sulfurtransferase TusA family protein, translating to MSEFKTIDACNTFCPGPLMELITYMKQANVGDMLELLSTDNGTAADVPEWIKKVGHEMVSSEKVGEVWHLKVRKLK from the coding sequence ATGAGTGAATTTAAAACCATCGATGCATGTAATACGTTTTGCCCTGGGCCACTGATGGAACTCATCACCTATATGAAACAGGCCAATGTGGGGGATATGCTGGAACTGTTGTCGACAGACAATGGAACGGCAGCCGATGTTCCGGAGTGGATCAAAAAGGTCGGTCACGAAATGGTCAGCAGCGAAAAGGTCGGAGAGGTTTGGCACTTGAAGGTGCGAAAGCTCAAGTAG
- a CDS encoding DsrE family protein, with product MPESYHIVCLSGTREKLQMAAMFASVAAATGDQVTVFFSMNALPFFIKDSTHKVPVEGRFGELMENEAGVPPFKQLFQSAAELGDAKLLPCSMALDLLKVSEEALDPVLGPATGLTRFLSDAEGGQLLTF from the coding sequence ATGCCCGAAAGTTACCATATCGTTTGCTTGAGCGGAACCCGCGAGAAGTTGCAGATGGCCGCGATGTTCGCTTCGGTGGCGGCTGCCACAGGTGACCAGGTTACGGTGTTCTTTTCAATGAATGCCCTGCCCTTTTTCATCAAGGATTCGACACACAAGGTTCCGGTGGAGGGTCGGTTTGGCGAACTGATGGAAAACGAGGCGGGAGTGCCGCCGTTTAAACAGCTGTTTCAAAGTGCGGCGGAATTGGGCGATGCAAAACTATTACCCTGTTCGATGGCGCTTGATTTATTGAAGGTTTCTGAAGAGGCGCTCGATCCGGTGCTTGGGCCGGCGACCGGACTGACCCGTTTCCTGAGCGATGCAGAAGGTGGACAGCTGCTCACATTTTAA
- the tnpA gene encoding IS66 family insertion sequence element accessory protein TnpA, whose amino-acid sequence MSRLRFTEEQIMAILKEAEESGEKITALCSRHGISDATFYKWRTKYADQSANDSKRLKQLEEENQRLRSLVADLTLRNQALKRVVSKKW is encoded by the coding sequence ATGAGCAGATTACGTTTCACCGAAGAGCAGATCATGGCGATTTTGAAGGAGGCCGAGGAGTCAGGTGAGAAGATAACTGCACTATGTAGCAGGCATGGTATCTCTGATGCAACATTTTATAAATGGCGGACGAAATATGCAGATCAATCAGCCAATGATTCGAAACGATTGAAGCAGCTTGAGGAGGAGAATCAGCGTCTGCGCTCCCTTGTTGCCGATCTCACATTACGTAATCAAGCGTTAAAGAGAGTGGTGTCGAAGAAGTGGTGA
- a CDS encoding ABC transporter permease, with translation MSNDTAPIRVNVLNAGAGESMSSRVLKSSWRGLSNFFIGIAILFVIWWFGIFLISSNPSTEHFADFGPIPALKAMPVLWEEGTIQSAILSSGYRLGSGLLIAICIGVPIGILMGRSRRFRELSNSPFQLLRMISPLSWEPIAVIVFATWNQAIIFLIAIASVWPVAFATAAGLAKVDPAWFKVARNLGAKPWHIVTRIIVPAITFDVLTGIRLALGVAWIVIVPAEFLGVTSGLGYSIQDAREGLSYDHLMAWVLIIGVIGYVLDSSCVLLIKRFSWHRGDE, from the coding sequence ATGAGCAATGACACTGCGCCAATCAGGGTGAATGTGCTGAACGCCGGGGCTGGCGAATCCATGTCATCGCGTGTTTTGAAGTCTTCATGGCGGGGGCTGTCGAATTTTTTTATCGGTATCGCGATACTGTTTGTTATCTGGTGGTTTGGTATCTTTCTTATCTCCTCCAATCCCTCCACCGAACACTTTGCCGATTTCGGACCGATACCGGCGTTAAAGGCGATGCCGGTATTGTGGGAGGAGGGAACCATACAAAGCGCGATACTCTCCAGTGGCTACCGTCTGGGTAGCGGTTTGCTGATCGCCATCTGCATCGGTGTGCCTATCGGTATATTAATGGGACGCAGTAGAAGATTCCGCGAGTTGAGTAATTCGCCATTTCAGTTGCTGCGCATGATCAGTCCGCTGTCATGGGAGCCGATCGCGGTTATCGTATTCGCCACCTGGAATCAGGCGATAATCTTTCTTATAGCGATCGCATCGGTGTGGCCGGTGGCATTCGCGACTGCGGCAGGCCTGGCCAAGGTGGACCCTGCGTGGTTCAAGGTAGCGCGAAATCTAGGCGCCAAACCCTGGCATATCGTAACCCGGATTATCGTACCGGCGATCACGTTCGATGTGCTTACCGGAATACGTCTTGCGCTTGGTGTGGCATGGATCGTAATTGTCCCTGCGGAATTTCTCGGCGTGACTTCAGGTCTAGGCTACTCGATTCAGGATGCCCGTGAGGGTCTCTCATATGACCATCTCATGGCTTGGGTTCTCATCATAGGCGTTATCGGCTACGTCCTCGATAGCTCCTGTGTTTTGTTAATCAAACGTTTCAGTTGGCATCGTGGAGATGAATGA
- a CDS encoding ABC transporter permease: MKSSGRGLTNFFGGLAVLFTLWWIGGYFIATNPSTEHFAAFGPIPTFKAFPELWSAGTIQNAMAASGYRLGIGLLIAICIGVPVGILMGRSKRFREISNSPFQLLRMISPLAWMPLAVVVFATWNQSIIFLIAIASLWPVAFATAAGLAKVDPAWFKVARNLGAKPIHLLTKIILPAISFDVFTGIRLALGVAWIVLVPAEYLGVTSGLGYSIEDARETLSYHHLTAIVLVIGAIGYLLDSACVLLINRFSWHRGES, encoded by the coding sequence CTGAAATCATCAGGGCGTGGTTTGACAAATTTCTTCGGTGGGTTGGCGGTTCTATTTACCTTGTGGTGGATTGGCGGCTACTTCATTGCCACCAATCCATCCACGGAACACTTCGCCGCCTTTGGACCAATCCCCACCTTCAAGGCATTCCCAGAGTTATGGTCCGCGGGGACGATTCAGAATGCGATGGCCGCCAGTGGCTATCGTTTGGGTATTGGACTGCTCATTGCGATCTGTATCGGAGTACCGGTTGGTATCCTCATGGGGCGCAGCAAACGCTTCCGTGAGATCAGCAATTCACCGTTTCAACTGTTACGTATGATCAGTCCTTTGGCGTGGATGCCACTCGCAGTGGTGGTATTCGCCACCTGGAACCAATCGATCATCTTCCTTATTGCGATCGCATCCCTCTGGCCGGTGGCCTTTGCAACGGCAGCTGGTTTGGCGAAAGTGGATCCGGCCTGGTTCAAGGTGGCCCGCAACCTGGGTGCCAAACCCATACATCTACTGACCAAGATTATTCTGCCGGCGATCAGCTTTGATGTCTTTACGGGTATCCGGCTGGCATTGGGGGTAGCCTGGATAGTACTTGTGCCGGCGGAGTATTTAGGCGTGACCTCAGGTCTTGGTTACTCCATAGAAGATGCCAGAGAAACCCTCTCTTATCACCACCTCACCGCAATCGTATTGGTTATTGGGGCTATTGGGTACTTGCTTGATAGTGCCTGCGTACTGCTGATCAATCGATTCAGCTGGCATAGAGGTGAGTCGTGA
- a CDS encoding ABC transporter substrate-binding protein, translating to MNKSKQIVDKYGDGIDDPELVLDYDPLFKNVLGSGVDRRDFLKMGSLAAMSSLIPSAATFAQEKKWDPVVRIGYIPITDAAALLVAHELGFFKKEGIESVRPTLIRGWSPLVEAFASHRFNLTHMLIPIPIWMRYNNKYPLKITAWDHTNGSAIIVHKDSGINSPKDFGGKQFAVPYWYSIHNIVSQKIMKEAGITPVIRPQTAKLGPNECNFLVLNPPDMPPALAAKSIDGYCVAEPFNALGEIKAGGKVLRFTGDVWKGHPCCVVVMHEADAMDPDRAAWAQGVHNAIIAAQIHLGENRQEMAQLLSRDGKKYLPFPKKIIERAMLFYDPAYYNNPVAIKHPEWGMDRINFQSWPYRSATELVVSDLKETVLTGDAGFLDNLTPQHVADDLVNYTFVKNALEANPKWKNDPSVPKTGDPYSRVEVVEL from the coding sequence ATGAATAAGTCTAAGCAGATAGTCGATAAGTATGGAGATGGTATTGACGATCCAGAACTTGTCTTGGATTATGATCCGCTTTTCAAGAATGTCTTGGGTAGTGGCGTCGACAGGCGCGATTTTCTGAAGATGGGTAGTCTTGCGGCGATGAGCAGCCTGATACCCTCTGCGGCAACGTTCGCCCAGGAGAAGAAGTGGGATCCGGTGGTGCGTATCGGATATATACCGATCACCGATGCTGCGGCTCTGCTGGTCGCCCATGAGTTGGGCTTTTTCAAAAAAGAGGGGATCGAATCGGTTCGCCCAACCCTGATCCGTGGTTGGTCACCCCTGGTGGAGGCCTTTGCCTCACATCGATTCAACCTGACCCACATGCTTATCCCGATCCCGATCTGGATGCGTTACAACAACAAGTATCCGTTGAAGATAACTGCCTGGGATCACACCAATGGTTCCGCGATCATCGTTCACAAGGACAGTGGAATCAACTCGCCCAAGGATTTTGGGGGTAAGCAGTTTGCCGTACCTTACTGGTACTCGATTCATAATATCGTTTCCCAGAAGATCATGAAGGAGGCGGGTATAACCCCAGTGATACGGCCGCAAACCGCCAAGCTGGGTCCCAATGAATGTAACTTCCTGGTGTTGAATCCACCCGATATGCCACCCGCGCTTGCAGCCAAGTCGATTGACGGTTACTGCGTGGCCGAGCCGTTCAATGCCCTTGGCGAGATCAAGGCAGGTGGCAAGGTGCTGCGATTCACCGGTGATGTCTGGAAGGGACATCCCTGCTGTGTGGTGGTTATGCATGAGGCGGACGCGATGGATCCGGATCGGGCGGCATGGGCACAGGGTGTGCACAATGCAATCATCGCCGCACAGATTCATCTCGGAGAGAACAGACAGGAGATGGCGCAGCTGCTCTCTCGCGATGGAAAGAAATATCTGCCGTTCCCGAAGAAGATCATCGAGCGGGCAATGCTGTTCTACGATCCCGCCTACTACAACAATCCGGTAGCTATCAAACATCCGGAGTGGGGTATGGATAGAATCAACTTCCAAAGCTGGCCCTATCGCTCAGCCACTGAGCTTGTTGTCTCCGATCTGAAAGAGACCGTGCTAACAGGAGATGCCGGGTTCCTCGATAATCTCACACCGCAGCATGTGGCTGACGACCTGGTTAACTACACCTTTGTCAAGAATGCCTTGGAAGCGAATCCAAAGTGGAAAAACGATCCCAGCGTGCCCAAGACCGGCGACCCCTACTCCAGAGTTGAGGTGGTTGAACTGTGA
- a CDS encoding ABC transporter ATP-binding protein yields the protein MSIRGVRIKIEELSHRYTSKSPITFDKVNLEARQGEILAIIGRSGCGKSTLLHILAGLLKPTDGSVRLDDTLVTAPSPQWVMMFQAPHLFPWMKVSQNVGIGLHFAGWDDMRMRERVDESLSLVDLQDYADNNVQDLSGGQQQRVALARSLVMEPELLLLDEPFSALDAFTRSSLQKDVRSIAKRLGFNVVIVTHDIDEAVLMADRALIMAGSPGKIYDELEVNLPDPRERQDPAVQAMRARLMEAFKSAANEYPNSSSKDAGDDSSPHSVTQHA from the coding sequence ATGTCTATACGCGGAGTTCGCATCAAGATAGAGGAGCTTAGCCATCGCTACACCTCGAAAAGCCCTATCACTTTTGACAAGGTTAATCTGGAAGCGAGGCAGGGCGAGATACTCGCTATAATCGGGCGCTCCGGTTGTGGTAAATCAACCCTGTTGCATATTCTGGCAGGCCTGTTGAAACCGACGGATGGTTCCGTTCGTCTTGATGATACCCTGGTGACAGCGCCTTCGCCGCAATGGGTCATGATGTTTCAGGCGCCCCATCTTTTTCCCTGGATGAAGGTTTCGCAAAATGTCGGTATCGGCCTCCATTTTGCTGGCTGGGATGATATGCGAATGCGTGAACGGGTCGATGAATCACTCAGTTTGGTCGATCTTCAGGATTACGCCGACAACAACGTCCAGGATCTGTCGGGCGGTCAGCAACAACGGGTTGCACTCGCACGCTCGCTGGTGATGGAGCCTGAATTATTGTTGCTGGACGAACCCTTCTCCGCACTCGATGCCTTCACCCGTTCATCCTTACAAAAGGATGTTCGATCCATTGCCAAACGCCTCGGTTTCAACGTTGTGATTGTTACCCACGATATCGATGAAGCGGTATTGATGGCTGATCGGGCGCTGATCATGGCAGGTTCTCCCGGCAAGATCTACGACGAGCTAGAAGTCAATCTCCCCGACCCGCGAGAAAGGCAGGATCCGGCTGTACAGGCGATGCGCGCACGCCTGATGGAAGCCTTTAAAAGTGCCGCCAACGAATACCCGAACTCCTCCAGCAAGGATGCTGGCGATGATTCCAGTCCACATAGCGTCACGCAGCACGCCTGA
- the scnC gene encoding thiocyanate hydrolase subunit gamma yields MAEKHKPAPMVDEVSEFEVLEIAVRELAIEKGLFSAEDHQSWTEYMHTLGPLPAARMVAKAWLDPEYKKLCIEDGVKASLDVGIDWVNSMPSHFGTPSDYCNLRVLEDTPTLKHVVVCTLCSCYPRPILGQSPEWYRTPNYRRRLVRWPRQVLAEFGLQLPDEVEVRVEDSNQKSRFIVLPVRPEGTEGWSEDQLAEIVTRDCLIGVALPKPGKTANDPRPIRPAVNPYGH; encoded by the coding sequence ATGGCGGAGAAACACAAACCTGCACCAATGGTCGATGAGGTCAGCGAGTTCGAGGTGCTCGAAATCGCCGTTCGTGAACTGGCGATCGAGAAAGGCCTGTTCAGCGCTGAAGACCACCAAAGTTGGACCGAGTATATGCATACCCTTGGTCCTCTTCCCGCGGCACGTATGGTGGCAAAGGCTTGGTTGGACCCGGAATACAAGAAGCTTTGTATAGAGGATGGCGTCAAGGCCAGCCTCGATGTGGGGATTGATTGGGTCAACAGTATGCCATCTCATTTTGGCACCCCCAGTGACTACTGCAATCTACGTGTGCTCGAGGATACGCCAACCTTAAAACACGTGGTCGTATGCACACTCTGTTCATGTTACCCGCGTCCCATTCTCGGGCAGTCGCCTGAATGGTATCGGACACCCAACTATCGACGTCGTCTGGTGCGCTGGCCACGTCAGGTACTTGCGGAGTTTGGCTTGCAACTGCCCGATGAAGTAGAGGTCAGGGTGGAGGACTCGAATCAGAAATCACGTTTCATTGTTCTACCGGTTCGCCCCGAAGGGACCGAGGGATGGAGCGAAGATCAGTTGGCCGAGATCGTAACCCGGGACTGTTTGATCGGTGTAGCCCTGCCAAAACCCGGTAAGACTGCCAATGACCCGCGTCCAATACGTCCCGCAGTCAATCCATATGGTCATTAG
- a CDS encoding SH3-like domain-containing protein, translated as MSKPHYDREHHVKKATNVGDPQCFKSEAGKPKFKVGDKVRVKDLPDIFYTRTQVYTRGAPATVAELVYESPAPEDEAWDNTDKVVWFYSLVFKQTDLWPDYPDAFSSDTVETELPERWLEPL; from the coding sequence ATGAGTAAACCACATTATGATCGAGAGCATCACGTAAAGAAGGCGACAAACGTCGGTGATCCACAATGTTTTAAGAGCGAAGCGGGTAAACCCAAGTTCAAGGTGGGTGACAAGGTACGGGTCAAGGATCTACCGGATATTTTTTATACCCGTACGCAAGTCTATACACGTGGCGCGCCTGCAACTGTTGCCGAACTGGTCTATGAAAGCCCTGCGCCGGAAGATGAGGCGTGGGACAACACGGATAAAGTCGTCTGGTTTTACAGCCTTGTTTTCAAGCAAACGGATCTTTGGCCGGACTATCCCGATGCATTCTCAAGCGACACGGTTGAGACCGAACTGCCTGAGCGTTGGCTTGAACCACTGTAG
- a CDS encoding SH3-like domain-containing protein yields MSSTIRRKVMKHLEIVKQLQPSLHQETHAPSPDQVDNEHYRAYTRMAHDVGGEPDVPITWEEKEEEVWEHNTFVTCEVLAWRGVWNAEERRRRQNVDVGQTAYLGLPYYGRWLLTAARILVDKQYITVTELSDKIDEVRKRYE; encoded by the coding sequence ATGTCATCAACCATCAGACGAAAAGTGATGAAACACCTGGAGATCGTTAAACAACTCCAGCCGTCTCTGCATCAGGAAACCCACGCGCCATCTCCAGATCAGGTGGATAACGAACACTATAGGGCCTATACACGTATGGCACATGATGTCGGCGGTGAACCTGATGTCCCGATTACATGGGAAGAGAAGGAGGAAGAGGTGTGGGAGCACAATACCTTCGTCACTTGCGAGGTACTGGCATGGCGCGGTGTCTGGAACGCCGAGGAGCGGCGTCGCAGACAGAATGTGGATGTAGGACAGACAGCTTATTTGGGGCTGCCCTATTACGGTCGTTGGTTACTGACCGCTGCAAGAATTCTGGTTGACAAGCAATACATCACAGTCACCGAGTTATCCGACAAGATAGACGAGGTCAGAAAACGCTATGAGTAA
- the cynR gene encoding transcriptional regulator CynR, producing the protein MDRNIMCPRSLRYLLAVAEHHSFTRAAETLFVSQPTLSQQIKQLEESLETQLLDRSGRNVHLTDAGEVYISYARRALGELDAGKRAIQELQDLSRGSLSLGMTPITDYLAAPLIDKFNKRFPGISVGTYEMPQDDIESGILSGNIDIGIAFTNTLTVAANYEYIETQHLFMEPLNMAVGSTHQYAGMETPLGQHSFEQEPLALLNSDFALRRHIDLYCLEHDIKPQIAIETNSLSTIIEVLRLGRLATILPNTIACQQTEIFPVMLIPELPHHTITLISRQDSYKSPASLAFKELAAEWGTDGCHDTPVKRTGPCPMSEVCVPNAHN; encoded by the coding sequence ATGGATAGAAATATCATGTGTCCCCGTTCACTACGCTATCTTTTAGCTGTTGCTGAACATCACAGCTTTACCCGAGCGGCCGAAACACTATTTGTGTCACAGCCCACTCTCTCCCAGCAAATCAAGCAGTTGGAAGAGTCTCTTGAGACCCAGTTGTTGGATCGTTCAGGCCGTAATGTGCACCTTACTGACGCGGGGGAGGTTTATATCAGTTATGCCCGCCGAGCCCTTGGTGAACTGGACGCCGGAAAGCGGGCCATACAGGAACTTCAGGACCTGAGCAGAGGCTCACTCAGCCTGGGCATGACTCCCATCACGGACTATCTTGCCGCCCCTTTAATAGATAAATTCAATAAACGCTTTCCCGGCATATCCGTAGGCACCTACGAAATGCCACAGGATGATATTGAAAGCGGCATCTTGTCTGGGAACATAGATATTGGTATTGCGTTTACCAATACCCTTACCGTTGCAGCTAACTATGAATACATAGAGACACAACACCTGTTCATGGAACCACTCAATATGGCAGTAGGGTCAACCCACCAATATGCCGGCATGGAGACTCCTTTGGGACAGCACTCTTTCGAACAGGAGCCGCTGGCACTCCTGAATAGCGACTTCGCATTACGCAGACACATCGATCTCTATTGTCTGGAACACGACATTAAGCCGCAGATCGCAATCGAAACAAACTCCCTGAGCACAATAATAGAGGTTCTCCGACTGGGACGGCTTGCCACCATTCTTCCCAACACAATCGCGTGTCAGCAAACCGAGATATTTCCAGTAATGCTGATTCCAGAGCTACCTCACCATACAATCACACTCATCAGCAGACAGGACTCATATAAGAGCCCTGCATCACTTGCATTCAAGGAACTGGCGGCTGAATGGGGCACAGACGGTTGTCACGATACACCCGTTAAGCGCACAGGCCCCTGTCCCATGTCAGAAGTCTGCGTACCCAACGCACACAACTGA